From a single Sulfolobus sp. E5-1-F genomic region:
- a CDS encoding carbon-nitrogen hydrolase family protein, whose translation MKIGVIQPLEVKSAILLAENALKEGAELVLLPEKWIKNIDDVPLGEFQKLAKRYTAYIIPGAFEDGVSVITPIIDDSGNLKGIAKKIHLFNEERLRLIPGNEAVFFSYRGIKFGILICYDIDFPEVARELFSKGVEIILVPSKIRNNGLDIWNEFLRIRVLENRIGIVNANVYSPPDYPGRSIAIVPEQRQDGIVIPKVVGELGSEEGYMIVDIDPLKYMYLRGDRLKEYVRFTVKEL comes from the coding sequence TTGAAAATTGGAGTAATACAACCTTTAGAAGTTAAGTCAGCAATTTTATTAGCTGAAAATGCACTAAAAGAAGGAGCAGAGCTAGTATTATTACCAGAAAAATGGATAAAAAATATAGATGATGTTCCACTGGGTGAATTTCAAAAATTAGCTAAAAGATACACTGCTTATATTATACCTGGTGCATTTGAGGATGGAGTATCAGTAATCACTCCAATAATTGATGATAGTGGAAACTTAAAAGGAATAGCGAAGAAAATTCACCTATTTAATGAGGAAAGATTAAGACTTATACCCGGTAATGAGGCAGTCTTCTTTTCTTATAGAGGGATAAAGTTTGGAATCTTAATATGTTATGATATAGATTTCCCTGAAGTAGCTAGAGAATTATTTTCTAAAGGAGTCGAAATAATTTTGGTACCTTCCAAAATTAGAAACAACGGTTTAGATATTTGGAATGAATTCCTTAGAATAAGAGTCTTAGAAAATAGGATAGGAATAGTAAACGCAAATGTGTATAGTCCACCAGATTATCCTGGAAGGAGTATAGCGATTGTTCCAGAACAGAGACAAGATGGGATCGTGATACCCAAAGTAGTAGGAGAATTAGGAAGTGAAGAAGGCTATATGATAGTTGATATAGATCCTTTAAAATATATGTATCTAAGAGGAGATAGGTTAAAGGAATATGTTAGATTTACAGTTAAAGAGCTATGA
- a CDS encoding ParA family protein yields the protein MIVTVINQKGGVGKTTTSVNLAYYLSKEKKTGLLDLDPEGGATVSYGMKRELKELPLGEKSVNIFNVEVFPAHIGLLKLELNGDVEEISNKIREIGKHFDFLVIDTPPNLGTLAISAMLVADRIISPITPQPLALEAIKNLDSRLKSIGKSAYSFTNFSKKVVKLDNLSSVKFTEITIPPSRLFIEASRLGVPALRYEEVRLKKPKLSIYYQQLAKVINE from the coding sequence ATGATAGTTACAGTAATAAATCAGAAAGGAGGAGTAGGGAAAACAACTACTTCAGTAAATTTAGCTTACTATTTAAGCAAAGAAAAGAAGACAGGATTGCTAGATTTAGATCCGGAAGGAGGAGCAACCGTATCTTATGGAATGAAAAGAGAACTTAAAGAGCTCCCTTTAGGTGAAAAAAGCGTGAACATTTTTAATGTAGAAGTCTTTCCTGCACATATAGGGCTACTTAAGCTAGAGCTAAATGGAGATGTGGAAGAGATTAGTAATAAAATCAGGGAAATAGGAAAGCATTTCGATTTTTTAGTTATAGATACTCCACCTAATCTGGGTACGTTGGCCATATCAGCAATGTTGGTTGCCGATAGGATAATTTCACCTATTACTCCCCAACCCTTAGCCTTGGAGGCAATAAAGAACCTTGACTCTAGATTGAAGAGTATAGGGAAAAGTGCGTATTCTTTTACAAATTTTTCAAAGAAGGTAGTTAAGCTCGATAACCTATCATCAGTGAAATTCACAGAAATTACAATACCACCCTCTAGATTATTCATTGAAGCTTCTAGACTTGGTGTTCCTGCGTTAAGATATGAGGAAGTTAGATTAAAGAAACCTAAGCTATCTATCTATTATCAGCAATTAGCGAAGGTGATTAATGAATGA
- a CDS encoding phosphatidate cytidylyltransferase yields the protein MLVTITDVIWGIVLSLWVAIVVLYISKLISRRFGAYVSRKVIHILGGGVVAVLSPYVFNSPLVPILTSYLLMVYLIAIRVLRKEMSWFMDRENLGEVFFAFSFGTILLLMFLLDHSYWRNVSLIYVAILPLIFMSFGDGITGIIRNFVYKRRVKGFWGSLGMLIFCTIVGYYLLNIPGLIAGIIATIAEVLPYIDDNISVPFLSFLVLYLFIRVL from the coding sequence ATGTTAGTTACTATTACCGATGTTATTTGGGGAATAGTACTAAGCTTATGGGTAGCTATTGTTGTTCTGTATATTTCTAAATTGATTTCACGGAGATTCGGTGCATATGTAAGTAGAAAGGTGATACATATTTTAGGAGGAGGCGTTGTTGCAGTACTATCTCCATATGTTTTTAACTCTCCATTAGTACCAATACTCACATCTTATCTCCTTATGGTGTACTTGATAGCCATTAGAGTACTAAGAAAGGAGATGAGTTGGTTTATGGATAGAGAAAATTTAGGTGAAGTATTCTTTGCGTTCTCCTTTGGAACAATTCTTTTGTTGATGTTCTTGCTAGATCACAGTTATTGGAGGAATGTAAGTCTTATTTACGTTGCAATTCTTCCCTTAATTTTTATGTCTTTCGGAGATGGTATAACAGGGATAATAAGAAATTTTGTATACAAGAGAAGAGTTAAGGGATTTTGGGGATCGTTAGGGATGTTAATATTCTGCACTATAGTTGGCTACTATCTTCTAAATATACCCGGTTTGATAGCTGGAATCATAGCCACAATTGCTGAAGTCCTACCGTATATTGATGATAATATTTCAGTACCATTTTTGTCATTTCTAGTTCTTTATCTATTTATAAGAGTCCTTTAG
- a CDS encoding CBS domain-containing protein, with protein MIDNTLITKPEFIAHSMDRLSDIISKMKENKMWTIPVIKDKKLLGLISYKDLLSRRVSLETKALNVMSPSVTVQIDEDINRLIAKFYTTKARVIPVVNDKKEFIGFVTRESLLSYLLRAGEIPENRTAREYMTSPATTIDENDSIARARWIMIRDNISRLPVTKEYRLTGILSARDIVDALYSVSGRKRESIMKDEERVMAMPAKEIMKYPVITANGKESLTDVVEKLLKFRISGMPVMEGDRLSGVISGLDVIKAVAERMQLSIPIEAKIPQELKSNLDFKANIDDILERYLSKIERLTEVINFKVSFKEEMRSSVGNKKLYTAMVRVTTKIGDYVAKDTDWEPIVALKNAVEKIEERILRKLRKIEESSKKGIKAEEA; from the coding sequence ATGATAGATAACACACTCATCACCAAACCAGAATTTATTGCGCATAGTATGGATAGATTGAGTGATATTATTTCTAAGATGAAAGAGAATAAAATGTGGACCATACCCGTTATTAAGGATAAAAAATTATTAGGTTTAATCTCTTATAAAGATCTTCTTTCTAGAAGAGTGAGTCTAGAGACTAAAGCGTTAAATGTTATGAGTCCTAGTGTAACCGTGCAAATTGATGAGGACATTAATAGATTAATTGCAAAATTTTACACCACCAAGGCAAGAGTAATACCAGTAGTAAATGACAAAAAGGAATTTATTGGTTTTGTAACAAGAGAGTCATTACTCTCATACTTATTGAGAGCTGGTGAAATTCCAGAAAATAGGACTGCAAGAGAGTATATGACCTCTCCGGCTACCACTATAGATGAAAATGATTCTATAGCCAGGGCTAGATGGATAATGATAAGAGATAATATAAGTAGATTGCCAGTAACTAAAGAGTATAGATTAACTGGAATCTTAAGTGCAAGAGATATAGTTGACGCTTTGTATAGTGTAAGTGGGAGGAAAAGAGAGTCAATAATGAAGGATGAGGAAAGAGTTATGGCCATGCCAGCTAAAGAAATTATGAAGTACCCTGTCATAACAGCAAATGGAAAGGAATCATTAACAGATGTAGTAGAAAAATTACTTAAATTTAGAATTTCTGGAATGCCTGTTATGGAGGGCGATAGACTGAGTGGTGTAATAAGTGGGCTAGATGTTATTAAAGCAGTAGCTGAAAGAATGCAACTATCAATACCTATCGAAGCGAAAATACCTCAAGAGCTAAAATCGAACTTAGATTTTAAGGCAAACATAGATGACATACTCGAAAGATATCTAAGCAAAATAGAAAGGCTAACAGAAGTCATAAACTTTAAGGTATCGTTTAAGGAGGAAATGAGAAGTAGTGTAGGAAATAAAAAATTGTATACCGCGATGGTAAGAGTAACTACTAAAATAGGCGATTATGTAGCCAAAGATACAGATTGGGAACCCATAGTTGCTTTAAAGAACGCAGTGGAAAAGATAGAGGAAAGAATATTAAGAAAACTAAGAAAAATAGAAGAGAGTAGCAAAAAAGGAATTAAGGCAGAAGAGGCTTGA
- the purT gene encoding formate-dependent phosphoribosylglycinamide formyltransferase, protein MEIGTPLFEGSKKILLLGSGELGKEMAIEAQRMGLEVIAVDRYDLAPAMHVAHRKYIIDMMNPNAIKAVVKRENPDAIIAEIEAINTDALVELESNGFRVIPNANAVKACMNRIELRRFAAEKLGLPTTKYAFAENEEEVKHACKDIGFPCLIKPEMSSSGHGHVLVNKIDEVEEAYRESVSHARGKSRRVIVEEFVKIDTELTVLTYRYYSTSGSIITKTIEPIEHKRPSYYYVESWHPSTVSQEVKETAKGIAKKVVEELGGLGIYGVEIIVTGNRILFSEVAPRPHDTGLVTLASSDINEFQIHVRSAIGLPIPEVKLVSPAAAHVILAQTENVWGPKFINVEKALEIPGVQVRLFGKPVTYEKRRMGIVLSTGNSVEEAIEKVRKASSIILVK, encoded by the coding sequence ATGGAAATTGGGACTCCTCTATTTGAGGGTTCAAAAAAGATTCTTCTACTCGGGAGTGGAGAGTTAGGAAAGGAAATGGCTATTGAAGCACAAAGAATGGGACTAGAAGTTATTGCAGTAGATAGATACGATCTAGCTCCGGCAATGCATGTAGCACATAGAAAGTACATAATAGACATGATGAATCCAAACGCTATTAAGGCAGTTGTGAAAAGGGAAAATCCGGATGCAATCATAGCCGAAATAGAGGCAATTAATACTGATGCGCTAGTTGAACTTGAAAGTAATGGCTTTAGAGTTATTCCTAATGCAAACGCAGTGAAAGCATGCATGAACAGAATAGAGTTGAGGAGGTTTGCTGCGGAAAAACTAGGCCTTCCCACTACAAAATACGCGTTTGCAGAAAATGAGGAGGAAGTAAAACATGCTTGTAAGGATATAGGTTTTCCTTGCTTAATTAAACCAGAGATGAGTTCTAGTGGTCATGGTCATGTATTAGTTAATAAGATTGATGAAGTTGAAGAAGCTTATAGAGAGTCAGTATCTCATGCTAGAGGTAAGAGTAGAAGAGTTATAGTAGAAGAGTTCGTAAAGATAGATACCGAGTTAACAGTATTAACTTATAGATACTATTCGACTTCCGGTAGCATAATAACTAAGACTATAGAGCCGATAGAACATAAAAGGCCAAGTTATTATTATGTTGAATCTTGGCATCCTTCTACTGTAAGTCAAGAAGTGAAAGAAACTGCTAAGGGAATTGCAAAAAAAGTTGTAGAGGAATTAGGAGGTTTAGGGATATATGGTGTTGAAATAATAGTGACCGGAAATAGAATTCTCTTTAGCGAAGTAGCACCTAGACCCCATGATACTGGATTAGTTACATTAGCTAGTAGTGATATAAACGAATTTCAAATTCATGTTAGAAGTGCAATTGGTCTTCCAATTCCAGAAGTTAAGTTAGTCTCTCCAGCGGCAGCTCATGTAATTTTAGCACAAACTGAAAATGTTTGGGGACCTAAATTTATTAACGTCGAGAAGGCATTGGAGATCCCAGGTGTGCAAGTTAGATTGTTCGGTAAACCCGTTACATATGAGAAGAGAAGAATGGGTATAGTACTGTCAACTGGAAATAGTGTAGAAGAAGCAATAGAAAAGGTTAGAAAAGCGTCATCAATAATATTAGTTAAGTGA
- a CDS encoding acetoin utilization protein AcuC translates to MHKTAYIWTDEYYNYSFPDYHPFKSLRESMTKRLLEERSAFHFIALVEPKPISEEVLQLVHSKEYLEFVKYKSKEGQGYLDDGDTPAFKGIYEAALIRISGSVKALELIKGGDFNHAINIGGGFHHAKRNRAAGFCVFNDVALIAKLGENTFSRIAIVDIDGHHADGTQELLIDDDKVLKISLHMFHPNFFPGSGDVNEIGVGKGEGYTINIPLPPGTGDDGYLLAFDEIVIPAIERYKPELIILVAGGDSHFNDPLVELKLSTHGYLDVVTKVHHLAHKYSSGRLIMLGGGGYNYDATARIWTISIAEIAGIYDLEYETLHDPFSTKSSQFVMEKIRSTINQIKKIHSLT, encoded by the coding sequence TTGCATAAAACAGCTTATATATGGACAGATGAATATTATAATTACTCGTTCCCAGATTATCATCCATTTAAATCATTAAGAGAAAGTATGACTAAGAGATTGCTGGAAGAAAGGAGTGCATTTCATTTTATCGCATTAGTTGAACCTAAGCCTATATCAGAAGAGGTTCTTCAGTTAGTACACTCTAAAGAATATTTAGAATTTGTAAAATATAAAAGCAAGGAAGGTCAAGGATACTTAGATGATGGAGATACTCCTGCATTTAAGGGTATATATGAGGCAGCATTGATAAGGATAAGTGGTAGTGTAAAGGCATTAGAATTAATAAAGGGTGGGGATTTTAATCACGCGATCAATATAGGTGGAGGTTTTCATCATGCAAAGAGGAATAGAGCAGCTGGTTTCTGTGTGTTTAATGATGTCGCTCTCATAGCCAAATTAGGTGAGAATACCTTTTCAAGAATAGCAATAGTTGATATAGACGGCCATCATGCTGATGGTACACAAGAACTATTGATTGATGATGATAAGGTTTTGAAAATTTCCTTACATATGTTTCATCCTAACTTCTTCCCGGGTAGTGGGGATGTGAACGAGATTGGTGTAGGAAAAGGGGAAGGGTACACTATTAACATTCCTCTACCACCTGGTACTGGAGATGATGGTTATCTTTTAGCATTCGATGAGATAGTAATTCCCGCTATAGAAAGATATAAACCAGAGCTAATCATCCTTGTAGCAGGTGGTGATTCTCATTTTAATGATCCTTTAGTTGAGTTAAAGTTGTCCACCCATGGTTATTTAGATGTAGTGACAAAGGTCCATCATCTAGCTCATAAATATTCCAGCGGTAGGCTTATAATGTTAGGCGGAGGTGGCTATAACTATGACGCAACTGCTAGAATTTGGACAATTTCAATAGCTGAGATTGCGGGCATATACGATCTGGAGTATGAAACTCTACATGATCCCTTCTCAACTAAATCATCTCAGTTCGTTATGGAAAAAATACGAAGCACTATCAATCAAATAAAGAAAATACATTCACTCACTTAA
- a CDS encoding 4Fe-4S dicluster domain-containing protein translates to MHEKFYRILKPTKIGNVEVKNVIKYSEGVSILPNAVPRYEYFRGIEGENVIDFIDYRGIDDLGDKLRVKAGTKWKEVLEKYKVEFWSNIDFAVGGSVYFNDPITGFNEFAKINGRVEVDAYLDGKYYSGRYKGGIIINVYLKKEDKEIVYKRLDGELSKLIPIIKSWYASRIPVFREVSLVKKGMESYILVSYPKIREVLVQKLLLDGFYDEISPIIEQLEYKYWYLGYSSLNDLENIINLVKESQMSIIRFRKDEIAFSIYSDRRLESIGNTLEYSTTEGEGLFNGCILCGKCVSVCPYGEQTNDVFHTPLGFYSISYFEKDNDLANCHICGLCEEVCPVRLDITKELRKAAKLNQIPPKNLFKGIKSDLNSVLVITSLSEELKDQIIKSFIYLIKKGKRVSLFYMAQDFSKLVKDEPSLEELFKFQEIYTITPEEYFYLQRLKKRSVVDIYNLQLLAMNDLKINKNDLHIPCLLRSELNDSNFTCSNVFLNILNNKDNINRNIKKKITLCPLTARELHIKTPIDLLGINLDENYINEFLKKLEIASKDLREDIEEDLGWYKDIDNKIIDRVYSTLIDGIIKGENIENLVLLYFKLDSMNLDENIKEILTNKLTKIIFS, encoded by the coding sequence TTGCATGAGAAGTTTTACAGAATACTTAAGCCTACAAAAATAGGTAATGTTGAGGTAAAAAACGTAATAAAATACTCAGAAGGTGTTTCAATATTACCAAACGCAGTACCCAGATATGAATACTTTAGGGGAATAGAGGGTGAGAACGTAATAGATTTTATTGATTATAGGGGAATAGATGATTTAGGTGACAAACTAAGAGTAAAGGCAGGTACTAAATGGAAAGAAGTTTTAGAAAAATATAAGGTCGAGTTCTGGTCAAATATAGACTTTGCGGTTGGAGGATCTGTGTACTTTAATGACCCGATTACAGGCTTTAATGAATTTGCTAAGATAAATGGGAGGGTTGAAGTGGATGCCTATCTAGACGGGAAATATTACTCTGGACGATATAAAGGTGGTATTATAATAAACGTTTATCTGAAAAAAGAAGATAAAGAAATTGTTTATAAAAGATTAGACGGAGAATTATCTAAATTAATTCCTATAATAAAGAGTTGGTATGCTTCAAGAATACCCGTATTTAGAGAAGTCAGCCTTGTAAAGAAAGGTATGGAAAGCTACATACTAGTATCGTATCCCAAAATAAGAGAAGTGCTTGTGCAGAAATTATTATTAGATGGGTTCTATGACGAGATCTCACCAATAATTGAACAGTTAGAATATAAGTATTGGTATTTAGGGTACTCATCTCTAAATGATCTTGAAAATATAATTAATCTTGTAAAAGAATCCCAGATGTCAATAATACGATTCAGAAAGGATGAAATTGCTTTTTCCATTTACTCTGATAGGCGACTAGAGTCTATAGGCAATACTCTAGAATATTCTACTACAGAAGGAGAAGGCTTATTTAATGGATGTATTTTGTGCGGTAAGTGTGTCAGTGTTTGCCCATACGGAGAGCAAACTAATGATGTATTTCACACTCCTCTAGGCTTCTATTCAATTTCGTATTTCGAGAAGGACAACGATCTAGCTAATTGCCATATTTGCGGGCTTTGCGAAGAAGTTTGTCCCGTAAGATTAGATATTACTAAAGAACTAAGAAAAGCGGCAAAACTCAATCAAATACCACCCAAGAATCTATTTAAAGGTATTAAGAGTGATCTAAATAGTGTCCTAGTAATAACATCTTTATCAGAGGAACTTAAAGATCAAATAATTAAATCTTTTATTTATTTAATTAAAAAAGGAAAAAGAGTAAGTTTATTTTACATGGCACAAGACTTCTCAAAATTAGTAAAGGATGAACCCAGTTTAGAGGAATTATTCAAGTTTCAAGAAATTTATACGATAACACCCGAAGAATATTTTTATTTACAGAGATTAAAGAAAAGAAGTGTAGTAGATATATACAATTTGCAGCTATTAGCAATGAACGACCTAAAAATTAATAAAAATGATCTCCACATACCGTGCTTGCTAAGAAGTGAGTTAAATGATTCAAATTTTACTTGTAGTAACGTATTTCTTAATATACTTAATAATAAAGATAATATCAATAGGAATATTAAGAAGAAAATTACATTATGTCCATTAACTGCAAGAGAATTACATATTAAAACGCCAATAGATTTACTTGGAATAAATCTAGATGAAAATTACATTAATGAGTTTCTCAAAAAGCTAGAAATTGCTTCGAAGGATTTAAGAGAAGATATTGAAGAAGACCTAGGTTGGTATAAGGATATTGACAATAAGATAATAGATAGAGTATACTCTACATTAATAGATGGGATAATTAAAGGTGAAAACATAGAGAACTTAGTTCTACTATACTTCAAACTAGATAGTATGAATTTAGACGAAAATATTAAGGAGATTTTAACAAATAAATTAACTAAGATTATTTTCTCCTAA
- a CDS encoding FAD-dependent oxidoreductase: MTYQHYDLKITIVGGGIVGSSIYRMLKKNGIEVQLIDPKIKKPFPTLIHSLLLKGKDIELAKLSLNFYKKFNIPYYPFKSYTLGKISSSIIDSWISAGVNISIKFVNWINDEAIEAVGGDGLVSIRSLISYIENIPYNSYIFVKQNKGFIKLNDKLYESDFIILSAGAWSKYLINLKLPVKTYFCWASLFLSRKKEVGSNIIYDYINNFYSRPVIGLGLPFAIMGDGKAIETTPFQQNICIEDKNEVSSRISRRLGEVKELYTSGNFCEATPDMRPAYGKVAENVYYIGGFNGYGAEVGPGLASVLVEEILSKKEDTYFKEYRLERFNDHNDDFEIGQEPHEL; this comes from the coding sequence ATGACTTATCAACATTATGATTTGAAGATCACTATAGTGGGAGGCGGAATAGTAGGCAGTTCTATCTATAGAATGCTAAAGAAAAACGGAATTGAAGTACAATTAATTGACCCTAAGATAAAAAAACCATTTCCAACTCTAATTCACTCATTATTGTTAAAGGGAAAAGATATTGAATTAGCAAAATTATCATTAAATTTTTATAAAAAATTTAACATTCCGTATTATCCTTTTAAATCGTATACTTTAGGTAAAATCAGCTCTTCCATCATAGATTCCTGGATTTCCGCAGGTGTTAATATCAGCATAAAGTTTGTGAACTGGATTAATGATGAAGCTATAGAGGCGGTAGGTGGAGATGGGTTAGTATCTATTAGAAGTTTAATATCCTACATAGAAAATATCCCTTATAATTCTTATATTTTTGTTAAGCAGAACAAAGGCTTTATTAAGCTTAATGATAAATTATATGAAAGTGATTTCATAATTCTTTCTGCTGGCGCATGGAGTAAATATTTAATTAATCTTAAACTTCCCGTAAAGACTTACTTCTGTTGGGCTTCACTATTTTTAAGTAGAAAAAAAGAGGTAGGATCTAATATAATTTATGATTACATTAATAATTTCTATTCCAGGCCAGTAATAGGACTTGGATTACCCTTTGCCATAATGGGAGATGGAAAAGCTATAGAAACTACTCCCTTTCAGCAAAATATCTGCATTGAAGATAAGAATGAAGTTTCATCTAGAATTTCTAGGAGACTAGGAGAAGTTAAGGAATTATATACGTCTGGCAATTTCTGTGAAGCTACACCAGACATGAGACCCGCTTATGGGAAAGTTGCTGAAAATGTATATTATATAGGTGGATTTAACGGTTATGGAGCTGAAGTAGGGCCAGGATTAGCTAGTGTTCTTGTAGAGGAGATTTTATCCAAAAAAGAGGACACTTATTTTAAAGAATATAGATTAGAGAGGTTTAATGACCATAATGACGATTTCGAAATAGGACAGGAGCCTCATGAATTATAG
- a CDS encoding MogA/MoaB family molybdenum cofactor biosynthesis protein: MSAHKQHKEHAPTNINFYVITISTSRYEKMIKKEPIIDESGDIIKQLIIQSNYNVVGYDLVPDDKVKILRAFANALDNSQTDVIISTGGTGYTQSDVTVETIRRIFDREIEGFSDVFRLVSYNDPEVRSASYLTKATAGIVNDKVIFLLPGSPAAVRLAMRELILPEVGHLLYIVRRK; this comes from the coding sequence ATGTCAGCCCATAAACAACATAAGGAACATGCACCTACTAATATAAATTTTTACGTAATTACAATTAGCACTTCTAGATATGAAAAGATGATTAAAAAAGAGCCAATAATAGACGAGTCCGGGGATATTATAAAACAGCTAATTATACAATCGAATTATAATGTAGTGGGTTATGATTTAGTGCCAGATGACAAGGTAAAAATACTTAGAGCGTTTGCAAATGCCTTGGATAATTCCCAAACTGACGTAATTATATCAACAGGCGGTACTGGTTATACACAGAGCGATGTTACAGTAGAGACTATAAGAAGAATATTCGATAGAGAAATTGAGGGTTTTTCTGACGTATTTAGACTAGTGAGCTATAATGATCCTGAGGTAAGATCTGCGTCATATCTGACTAAAGCAACTGCTGGAATAGTAAATGACAAAGTAATTTTCTTATTGCCAGGATCACCAGCCGCTGTAAGATTAGCCATGAGGGAATTGATATTACCAGAAGTTGGACATTTACTCTATATTGTTAGGAGAAAATAA